In Acidaminococcus fermentans DSM 20731, one genomic interval encodes:
- a CDS encoding NifB/NifX family molybdenum-iron cluster-binding protein — protein sequence MKLAVTYNPENGEIFQHFGRTETFKVYDLADGKIQKAEVCSTQGQGHGALVGVLQADKLQYQEDIRCDHHGEHHEGGCHH from the coding sequence ATGAAACTTGCCGTAACGTACAACCCGGAAAACGGAGAAATTTTCCAGCATTTTGGCCGGACGGAAACCTTCAAGGTCTATGACCTGGCAGATGGGAAAATCCAGAAAGCAGAAGTGTGCAGCACCCAGGGCCAGGGCCATGGAGCGCTGGTGGGCGTACTCCAGGCAGACAAGCTCCAGTATCAGGAAGACATCCGGTGCGATCACCACGGTGAACACCACGAAGGCGGCTGTCATCACTGA